One Setaria viridis chromosome 3, Setaria_viridis_v4.0, whole genome shotgun sequence DNA window includes the following coding sequences:
- the LOC117846923 gene encoding uncharacterized protein isoform X1, with amino-acid sequence MAFHVACPITCRRVCDCELGFGAAAARKGGGGGAAAEVWAGAAAALEGFLADPWLLRPPGAGEADGATVQVEVPPLEPAPEDEEDEARRAAAQRGAAAAEDLARRFESGAYGSPEAEGDQDEWDREDQGNASVKVMCRLCYTGENEGSTKAAKMLPCKLCSKRYHRHCLKSWGENRDLFHWNSWVCSSCRNCEVCRRPGDPNKLMFCKRCDGAYHCYCQQPSHKNVTNGPYLCPKHTRCHSCGSGVPGSGHSTRWFLGYTCCDACGRLFVKGNYCPICLKVYRDSEVIPMVCCDVCEKWVHIECDGISEEKYQQFQADQNLQYTCAACRGECSQIRDTEDAIRELWKRRDVVDHELMVSLRAAAALPSLEDVSPSYPNSDDEKPGAYVLKNDGRNTLKFSLKSNSSKPPPDTPEQEKIVLKSSGSNKKASKKKGGQGNKTDDRHDDIFLERRHDAKSSNSRLGDQSIDGNHDRSPFKNDSNSYISSSTRSSEKNLKSPSMKAVANNADMIPKVKIKGSKVSSLHFKDSGEENTPKNDTGKGTKLVIHLGSRHKTRSGSPKSELSNSQREQDLGSIHGGKIDVTSQMKSSRSEIKEKSVMKLVRETETQQRNSLLGDLGTSKKHATGKRSNALISGMENANETGTRNRSFGLKQSHSSQVDENQGTTALFSSDSSDNLKPSLLKLKFKRPHLEQLNTQASQPEELATWTSQQEEQLNVAKGQRSKRKRPSMEKADDSDGKTAAKRHLQSTDEVMDANWILRKLGKDAIGKRIEVHQASDGQWHQGVVSNVVSGMLCIQLDNGRSENVELGKQAIRLIAGSKGRKR; translated from the exons ATGGCGTTTCACGTCGCGTGCCCCATCACTTG CAGGAGGGTGTGCGACTGCGAGCTAGGgttcggcgcggcggcggcgaggaagggaggaggcggcggtgccgcGGCGGAGGTatgggcgggcgcggcggcggcgctcgaggGCTTCCTCGCGGATCCGTGGCTGCTGCGGCCGCCCGGGGCCGGGGAGGCGGATGGGGCGACCGTGCAGGTGGAGGTGCCGCCCCTGGAGCCGGCcccggaggacgaggaggacgaggcgcgccgggcggccgcgcagcgcggcgccgccgcggccgaggacCTCGCCAGGCGCTTCGAGAGCGGCGCCTACGGATCGCCG GAGGCAGAAGGAGATCAAGATGAATGGGACCGAGAGGATCAAGGAAATGCTTCTGTCAAGGTTATGTGCCGTTTATGCTATACAGGAGAAAACGAAGGCAGCACAAAAGCTGCCAAAATGCTTCCATGTAAGCTCTGCAGCAAAAGATACCATAGACACTGTTTAAAAAGCTGGGGGGAGAATAGAG ATCTTTTCCACTGGAACTCATGGGTCTGTTCATCCTGCCGCAATTGTGAG GTATGCCGGCGACCTGGTGATCCCAATAAGTTGATGTTCTGTAAAAGGTGTGATGGTGCTTATCACTGTTACTGTCAGCAACCATCACACAAG AATGTTACCAATGGACCTTATTTATGTCCAAAACATACAAGGTGCCACAGCTGTGGATCTGGTGTGCCAGGTAGTGGCCATAGCACAAG GTGGTTTTTGGGGTACACATGTTGTGATGCTTGTGGACGATTGTTTGTGAAAGGAAACTACTGCCCGATTTGCTTGAAG GTTTATAGAGACTCTGAAGTGATACCTATGGTTTGCTGCGATGTTTGTGAAAAGTGGGTGCATATTGAGTGTGATGGCATCAG CGAGGAAAAGTACCAGCAGTTCCAAGCTGACCAAAACCTTCAGTACACATGTGCAGCATGTCGTGGCGAATGCTCCCAG ATCAGGGACACTGAAGATGCAATTCGGGAGCTTTGGAAGAGGAGGGATGTTGTCGATCATGAACTTATGGTTAGTTTGCGGGCTGCTGCTGCACTACCTTCTCTTGAAGATGTCTCACCATCTTATCCAAACTCGGATGATGAGAAACCTGGTGCATATGTATTGAAAAATGATGGTAGAAATACTCTAAAGTTTTCATTGAAAAGCAACAGTAGTAAGCCTCCACCAGATACACCTGAGCAAGAGAAGATTGTTTTGAAGAGCTCTGGGTCGAATAAGAAGGCATCCAAAAAGAAAGGTGGTCAGGGTAATAAAACAGACGACAGGCATGATGACATATTTTTGGAGAGAAGGCATGATGCCAAATCATCAAATAGCCGTTTGGGAGATCAAAGTATAGATGGTAATCATGATAGGAGTCCTTTTAAGAATGATAGCAATTCATATATTTCGTCTTCAACTCGAAGTTCAGAAAAGAATTTGAAATCTCCATCTATGAAAGCTGTGGCAAACAATGCTGATATGATACCCAAAGTCAAGATTAAAGGCAGTAAGGTTTCAAGTTTGCATTTTAAAGATTCTGGTGAAGAAAATACTCCCAAGAATGATACTGGGAAAGGTACGAAGTTGGTTATCCATCTTGGTTCACGGCACAAAACTAGGAGTGGCTCTCCTAAGTCTGAACTGTCCAATTCTCAAAGAGAGCAAGATCTGGGTTCAATACATG GAGGGAAAATAGATGTCACAAGCCAGATGAAAAGCTCAAGGAGTGAGATAAAAGAGAAAAGTGTAATGAAGCTAGTTAGAGAGACTGAGACACAGCAAAGAAATAGCCTTTTGGGAGATCTTGGTACCTCAAAAAAGCATGCAACCGGAAAAAGGAGCAATGCTTTAATATCAGGAATGGAAAATGCAAACGAAACTGGTACAAGAAACAGATCATTTGGACTTAAACAATCTCATTCCAGTCAGGTGGATGAGAACCAGGGAACTACTGCTTTATTTTCATCTGACTCTTCTGACAACTTGAAGCCATCTTTGTTGAAACTTAAATTTAAGCGTCCCCATTTGGAGCAGCTAAACACCCAGGCATCTCAGCCAGAGGAGCTGGCCACCTGGACTTCTCAGCAAGAGGAGCAGTTAAATGTTGCTAAAGGCCAGAGATCAAAGAGGAAGAGACCTTCAATGGAGAAGGCTGATGATTCAGATGGAAAGACTGCAGCCAAGAGGCATCTGCAGAGCACTGATGAAGTTATGGATGCAAACTGGATACTGCGCAAGTTGGGCAAGGATGCAATTGGAAAGAGGATTGAGGTCCATCAAGCTTCTGATGGCCAATG GCATCAAGGTGTGGTGTCGAATGTCGTCAGTGGCATGCTGTGTATTCAATTAGATAATGGCAGATCTGAGAACGTGGAGCTGGGAAAACAGGCCATTCGCTTGATAGCTGGATCAAAGGGCAGGAAGCGATGA
- the LOC117846925 gene encoding uncharacterized protein isoform X2, producing MQAAAGSVSWVAAQPSVLGRCGGGGGGAQSASVKGRAGGGGGGGGGASVRGVGVVRCSTRAQEKRPPRVRKSKEERREMVESFINSYRVANDGKFPSVNLTHKEVGGSYYIVREIVRDVIQENRVLGPGGLDSMALSFEDCPDSSEVSMKHELGQDNIESLAMSDDGQAGQGSVSESSSSEESFSLQNNSINTDILLGSSNILEAGVLKSIVQNGTASGTAFLETNLEKQDEVPSGGSIEVGLNSSEEQDPFSLASDSYKDIALNSQEDAHEGMGSVATDILSSEATDVYETNGALLREHEMLPNDSHGGSNDSVVDDGNLLAAANGALQEKQASFQEHDPSNESVQGDVQSLDCQISTTLSANPINGFDSEAEVTTKTIEASDTKGLLHTEDQHSVVQVDGSEFKKSTSGFTKEVVEATDARHEQGMSTTTVISRHALCLLTLRCMLTVYNFLHTSQKATVY from the exons atgcAGGCCGCGGCCGGGAGCGTCTCCTGGGTCGCCGCGCAGCCGTCCGTCCTCggcaggtgcggcggcggcggcggcggcgcgcagtcCGCTTCGGTCAAGGGGAGggctggtggaggaggaggaggaggaggaggcgcgagcGTCCGCGGGGTCGGCGTGGTGCGGTGCTCCACGCGCGCGCAGGAGAAGCGGCCGCCGCGGGTGCGCAAGTccaaggaggagaggagggagatggTCGAGTCCTTCATCAACAG CTACCGGGTTGCAAATGATGGGAAATTTCCGTCAGTCAACCTTACACACAAGGAAGTTGGAGGGTCCTATTATATAGTTCGTGAGATCGTGAGGGATGTCATCCAAGAGAACAGAGTCCTTGGTCCTGGTGGCTTGGATTCTATGGCTCTGAGTTTTGAAGATTGCCCTGATTCCTCAGAGGTATCCATGAAGCATGAATTGGGTCAAGACAATATAGAGAGCTTGGCAATGTCTGATGATGGCCAAGCCGGTCAGGGTTCTGTGTCAGAGTCATCCAGCAGCGAGGAATCATTTTCATTGCAAAACAACTCCATCAACACTGATATACTGCTGGGGTCATCTAATATTTTAGAGGCTGGTGTTCTGAAAAGTATAGTCCAAAATGGGACTGCATCAGGTACAGCATTCTTGGAGACAAACCTTGAGAAGCAAGATGAAGTTCCATCTGGGGGATCAATTGAGGTAGGCCTGAATAGTTCTGAAGAGCAAGATCCTTTTTCTCTTGCTTCTGATTCATATAAAGACATTGCCCTAAACAGTCAGGAGGATGCACATGAGGGGATGGGAAGTGTTGCTACTGATATTCTTTCCTCAGAAGCTACTGATGTTTATGAAACAAATGGTGCACTTTTAAGAGAGCATGAGATGTTACCTAATGATAGTCATGGTGGCTCAAATGATAGTGTTGTTGATGATGGAAATCTCCTTGCGGCAGCCAATGGTGCTCTTCAAGAAAAGCAAGCATCTTTTCAGGAGCATGATCCATCAAATGAAAGTGTGCAAGGTGATGTTCAGAGCTTAGATTGCCAGATTAGTACTACATTATCTGCTAATCCCATAAATGGTTTTGACTCAGAGGCTGAAGTCACAACCAAGACTATCGAAGCATCGGATACGAAG GGGCTATTGCACACAGAAGACCAGCACAGTGTAGTACAGGTAGATGGTAGTGAATTTAAGAAATCAACATCCGGTTTCACAAAGGAAGTGGTTGAGGCAACCGACGCCAGGCATGAACAAGGAATGAGCACCACAACTGTGATCAGCAGGCATGCACTTTGCCTTCTAACTTTGCGTTGCATGCTTACTGTTTATAATTTCCTTCATACGTCGCAAAAGGCGACAGTATATTAG
- the LOC117846925 gene encoding uncharacterized protein isoform X1 yields the protein MQAAAGSVSWVAAQPSVLGRCGGGGGGAQSASVKGRAGGGGGGGGGASVRGVGVVRCSTRAQEKRPPRVRKSKEERREMVESFINSYRVANDGKFPSVNLTHKEVGGSYYIVREIVRDVIQENRVLGPGGLDSMALSFEDCPDSSEVSMKHELGQDNIESLAMSDDGQAGQGSVSESSSSEESFSLQNNSINTDILLGSSNILEAGVLKSIVQNGTASGTAFLETNLEKQDEVPSGGSIEVGLNSSEEQDPFSLASDSYKDIALNSQEDAHEGMGSVATDILSSEATDVYETNGALLREHEMLPNDSHGGSNDSVVDDGNLLAAANGALQEKQASFQEHDPSNESVQGDVQSLDCQISTTLSANPINGFDSEAEVTTKTIEASDTKGLLHTEDQHSVVQVDGSEFKKSTSGFTKEVVEATDARHEQGMSTTTVISRRTSKAQQKKDDNLFWLVLRAFVVAISKIWAK from the exons atgcAGGCCGCGGCCGGGAGCGTCTCCTGGGTCGCCGCGCAGCCGTCCGTCCTCggcaggtgcggcggcggcggcggcggcgcgcagtcCGCTTCGGTCAAGGGGAGggctggtggaggaggaggaggaggaggaggcgcgagcGTCCGCGGGGTCGGCGTGGTGCGGTGCTCCACGCGCGCGCAGGAGAAGCGGCCGCCGCGGGTGCGCAAGTccaaggaggagaggagggagatggTCGAGTCCTTCATCAACAG CTACCGGGTTGCAAATGATGGGAAATTTCCGTCAGTCAACCTTACACACAAGGAAGTTGGAGGGTCCTATTATATAGTTCGTGAGATCGTGAGGGATGTCATCCAAGAGAACAGAGTCCTTGGTCCTGGTGGCTTGGATTCTATGGCTCTGAGTTTTGAAGATTGCCCTGATTCCTCAGAGGTATCCATGAAGCATGAATTGGGTCAAGACAATATAGAGAGCTTGGCAATGTCTGATGATGGCCAAGCCGGTCAGGGTTCTGTGTCAGAGTCATCCAGCAGCGAGGAATCATTTTCATTGCAAAACAACTCCATCAACACTGATATACTGCTGGGGTCATCTAATATTTTAGAGGCTGGTGTTCTGAAAAGTATAGTCCAAAATGGGACTGCATCAGGTACAGCATTCTTGGAGACAAACCTTGAGAAGCAAGATGAAGTTCCATCTGGGGGATCAATTGAGGTAGGCCTGAATAGTTCTGAAGAGCAAGATCCTTTTTCTCTTGCTTCTGATTCATATAAAGACATTGCCCTAAACAGTCAGGAGGATGCACATGAGGGGATGGGAAGTGTTGCTACTGATATTCTTTCCTCAGAAGCTACTGATGTTTATGAAACAAATGGTGCACTTTTAAGAGAGCATGAGATGTTACCTAATGATAGTCATGGTGGCTCAAATGATAGTGTTGTTGATGATGGAAATCTCCTTGCGGCAGCCAATGGTGCTCTTCAAGAAAAGCAAGCATCTTTTCAGGAGCATGATCCATCAAATGAAAGTGTGCAAGGTGATGTTCAGAGCTTAGATTGCCAGATTAGTACTACATTATCTGCTAATCCCATAAATGGTTTTGACTCAGAGGCTGAAGTCACAACCAAGACTATCGAAGCATCGGATACGAAG GGGCTATTGCACACAGAAGACCAGCACAGTGTAGTACAGGTAGATGGTAGTGAATTTAAGAAATCAACATCCGGTTTCACAAAGGAAGTGGTTGAGGCAACCGACGCCAGGCATGAACAAGGAATGAGCACCACAACTGTGATCAGCAG GAGAACTTCGAAAGCGCAGCAGAAGAAAGATGACAACCTATTCTGGCTTGTCCTTAGGGCATTTGTTGTTGCTATATCAAAAATCTGGGCAAAGTGA
- the LOC117846923 gene encoding uncharacterized protein isoform X2: MAFHVACPITWRVCDCELGFGAAAARKGGGGGAAAEVWAGAAAALEGFLADPWLLRPPGAGEADGATVQVEVPPLEPAPEDEEDEARRAAAQRGAAAAEDLARRFESGAYGSPEAEGDQDEWDREDQGNASVKVMCRLCYTGENEGSTKAAKMLPCKLCSKRYHRHCLKSWGENRDLFHWNSWVCSSCRNCEVCRRPGDPNKLMFCKRCDGAYHCYCQQPSHKNVTNGPYLCPKHTRCHSCGSGVPGSGHSTRWFLGYTCCDACGRLFVKGNYCPICLKVYRDSEVIPMVCCDVCEKWVHIECDGISEEKYQQFQADQNLQYTCAACRGECSQIRDTEDAIRELWKRRDVVDHELMVSLRAAAALPSLEDVSPSYPNSDDEKPGAYVLKNDGRNTLKFSLKSNSSKPPPDTPEQEKIVLKSSGSNKKASKKKGGQGNKTDDRHDDIFLERRHDAKSSNSRLGDQSIDGNHDRSPFKNDSNSYISSSTRSSEKNLKSPSMKAVANNADMIPKVKIKGSKVSSLHFKDSGEENTPKNDTGKGTKLVIHLGSRHKTRSGSPKSELSNSQREQDLGSIHGGKIDVTSQMKSSRSEIKEKSVMKLVRETETQQRNSLLGDLGTSKKHATGKRSNALISGMENANETGTRNRSFGLKQSHSSQVDENQGTTALFSSDSSDNLKPSLLKLKFKRPHLEQLNTQASQPEELATWTSQQEEQLNVAKGQRSKRKRPSMEKADDSDGKTAAKRHLQSTDEVMDANWILRKLGKDAIGKRIEVHQASDGQWHQGVVSNVVSGMLCIQLDNGRSENVELGKQAIRLIAGSKGRKR; the protein is encoded by the exons ATGGCGTTTCACGTCGCGTGCCCCATCACTTG GAGGGTGTGCGACTGCGAGCTAGGgttcggcgcggcggcggcgaggaagggaggaggcggcggtgccgcGGCGGAGGTatgggcgggcgcggcggcggcgctcgaggGCTTCCTCGCGGATCCGTGGCTGCTGCGGCCGCCCGGGGCCGGGGAGGCGGATGGGGCGACCGTGCAGGTGGAGGTGCCGCCCCTGGAGCCGGCcccggaggacgaggaggacgaggcgcgccgggcggccgcgcagcgcggcgccgccgcggccgaggacCTCGCCAGGCGCTTCGAGAGCGGCGCCTACGGATCGCCG GAGGCAGAAGGAGATCAAGATGAATGGGACCGAGAGGATCAAGGAAATGCTTCTGTCAAGGTTATGTGCCGTTTATGCTATACAGGAGAAAACGAAGGCAGCACAAAAGCTGCCAAAATGCTTCCATGTAAGCTCTGCAGCAAAAGATACCATAGACACTGTTTAAAAAGCTGGGGGGAGAATAGAG ATCTTTTCCACTGGAACTCATGGGTCTGTTCATCCTGCCGCAATTGTGAG GTATGCCGGCGACCTGGTGATCCCAATAAGTTGATGTTCTGTAAAAGGTGTGATGGTGCTTATCACTGTTACTGTCAGCAACCATCACACAAG AATGTTACCAATGGACCTTATTTATGTCCAAAACATACAAGGTGCCACAGCTGTGGATCTGGTGTGCCAGGTAGTGGCCATAGCACAAG GTGGTTTTTGGGGTACACATGTTGTGATGCTTGTGGACGATTGTTTGTGAAAGGAAACTACTGCCCGATTTGCTTGAAG GTTTATAGAGACTCTGAAGTGATACCTATGGTTTGCTGCGATGTTTGTGAAAAGTGGGTGCATATTGAGTGTGATGGCATCAG CGAGGAAAAGTACCAGCAGTTCCAAGCTGACCAAAACCTTCAGTACACATGTGCAGCATGTCGTGGCGAATGCTCCCAG ATCAGGGACACTGAAGATGCAATTCGGGAGCTTTGGAAGAGGAGGGATGTTGTCGATCATGAACTTATGGTTAGTTTGCGGGCTGCTGCTGCACTACCTTCTCTTGAAGATGTCTCACCATCTTATCCAAACTCGGATGATGAGAAACCTGGTGCATATGTATTGAAAAATGATGGTAGAAATACTCTAAAGTTTTCATTGAAAAGCAACAGTAGTAAGCCTCCACCAGATACACCTGAGCAAGAGAAGATTGTTTTGAAGAGCTCTGGGTCGAATAAGAAGGCATCCAAAAAGAAAGGTGGTCAGGGTAATAAAACAGACGACAGGCATGATGACATATTTTTGGAGAGAAGGCATGATGCCAAATCATCAAATAGCCGTTTGGGAGATCAAAGTATAGATGGTAATCATGATAGGAGTCCTTTTAAGAATGATAGCAATTCATATATTTCGTCTTCAACTCGAAGTTCAGAAAAGAATTTGAAATCTCCATCTATGAAAGCTGTGGCAAACAATGCTGATATGATACCCAAAGTCAAGATTAAAGGCAGTAAGGTTTCAAGTTTGCATTTTAAAGATTCTGGTGAAGAAAATACTCCCAAGAATGATACTGGGAAAGGTACGAAGTTGGTTATCCATCTTGGTTCACGGCACAAAACTAGGAGTGGCTCTCCTAAGTCTGAACTGTCCAATTCTCAAAGAGAGCAAGATCTGGGTTCAATACATG GAGGGAAAATAGATGTCACAAGCCAGATGAAAAGCTCAAGGAGTGAGATAAAAGAGAAAAGTGTAATGAAGCTAGTTAGAGAGACTGAGACACAGCAAAGAAATAGCCTTTTGGGAGATCTTGGTACCTCAAAAAAGCATGCAACCGGAAAAAGGAGCAATGCTTTAATATCAGGAATGGAAAATGCAAACGAAACTGGTACAAGAAACAGATCATTTGGACTTAAACAATCTCATTCCAGTCAGGTGGATGAGAACCAGGGAACTACTGCTTTATTTTCATCTGACTCTTCTGACAACTTGAAGCCATCTTTGTTGAAACTTAAATTTAAGCGTCCCCATTTGGAGCAGCTAAACACCCAGGCATCTCAGCCAGAGGAGCTGGCCACCTGGACTTCTCAGCAAGAGGAGCAGTTAAATGTTGCTAAAGGCCAGAGATCAAAGAGGAAGAGACCTTCAATGGAGAAGGCTGATGATTCAGATGGAAAGACTGCAGCCAAGAGGCATCTGCAGAGCACTGATGAAGTTATGGATGCAAACTGGATACTGCGCAAGTTGGGCAAGGATGCAATTGGAAAGAGGATTGAGGTCCATCAAGCTTCTGATGGCCAATG GCATCAAGGTGTGGTGTCGAATGTCGTCAGTGGCATGCTGTGTATTCAATTAGATAATGGCAGATCTGAGAACGTGGAGCTGGGAAAACAGGCCATTCGCTTGATAGCTGGATCAAAGGGCAGGAAGCGATGA
- the LOC117846924 gene encoding pentatricopeptide repeat-containing protein At4g02820, mitochondrial, translating into MLARRLASPFAAAAARLLSTAAPAASSGGGGGRGAGRGDTLGKRLLQLIYPKRSAVVVLRRWAEEGRTVQKYQLNRVVRELRKYGRYKHALEIMEWMRTQTEMRLLPGDHAVHLDLVAKVRGLPSAEKFFEDMPERAKAPSTCNALLHAYVQNGAREKAEAMLAEMARAGYLTCALPFNHMMSLYMASGELERVPEMIKELRRYTVPDLVTYNIWLTYCSKKNSVKSAEKVFDLMKDDRVVPDWMTFSLLASIYINAGLHVKGRDALVEMEKRASRKERAAYSSLLTQYANLSDRGNLDRVWNKMKQTFRKFSDTEYKCMLTSLTRFDDIAEAMNIYREWELASGTRDSRIPNTILSHYIKNGMIEKAESFLSHIVEKRVKPSYSTWELFVWGYLGNNRTDKVLECLKKALSSLEKWEPNHKLATAIFSQVEKMGDIETAEKLLVMFRDAGYVTTEMYNSVLRTYAKAELMPLIVEERMEQDKVAMDEETRRLLRLTSKYPIGEVSTLMS; encoded by the exons ATGCTCGCGCGCCGGCTAGCGTccccgttcgccgccgccgcggcgaggctGCTCTCCACGGCCGCGCCAGcggcctcctccggcggcggcgggggccgaggcGCGGGGAGGGGGGACACGCTCGGGAAGCGGCTGCTGCAGCTCATCTACCCGAAGCGGagcgcggtggtggtgctgcggcggtgggcggaggaggGCCGCACCGTGCAGAAGTACCAGCTCAACCGCGTCGTCCGGGAGCTCCGCAAGTACGGCCGCTACAAGCACGCCCTCGAG ATCATGGAATGGATGCGGACCCAGACGGAGATGCGCCTGTTGCCGGGGGACCACGCCGTGCACCTGGACCTCGTCGCCAAGGTCCGGGGCCTGCCCAGCGCCGAGAAGTTCTTCGAGGACATGCCCGAGCGCGCCAAGGCGCCATCCACCTGCAACGCGCTGCTGCACGCGTACGTGCAGAACGGCGCGAGGGAGAAGGCCGAGGCCATGTTGGCGGAGATGGCCCGGGCGGGGTACCTCACCTGCGCGCTGCCCTTCAACCACATGATGTCGCTGTACATGGCGAGCGGGGAGCTGGAGCGGGTGCCAGAGATGATCAAGGAGCTCAGGAGGTACACCGTCCCGGACCTCGTCACCTACAACATTTGGCtgacgtactgctcgaagaagAATAGCGTGAAGAGTGCAGAGAAGGTGTTTGATCTGATGAAGGATGACAGAGTTGTTCCTGATTGGATGACCTTCAGCTTGCTGGCAAGCATTTACATCAATGCCGGCCTTCATGTCAAAGGACGAGATGCACTGGTTGAAATGGAGAAGAGGGCCTCCAGGAAGGAGCGAGCTGCCTACTCGTCGCTCCTCACTCAGTATGCGAATTTGTCAGATAGAGGTAACTTGGACAGGGTATGGAACAAAATGAAACAAACCTTCAGGAAGTTCAGCGACACCGAATACAAGTGCATGCTCACATCGCTTACGAGGTTTGATGACATCGCAGAAGCAATGAACATTTACAGGGAATGGGAATTGGCTTCAGGAACCCGCGATTCCAGGATCCCAAACACGATCCTTTCTCATTACATCAAGAATGGCATGATCGAAAAGGCCGAGAGCTTTCTCAGTCACATTGTGGAGAAACGAGTTAAGCCCAGCTACAGCACCTGGGAGTTATTCGTGTGGGGATATCTTGGCAACAACAGGACCGACAAGGTCCTTGAATGCCTGAAGAAGGCCCTGTCAAGCTTGGAGAAATGGGAACCAAACCATAAGCTCGCCACGGCGATCTTTTCTCAGGTTGAAAAGATGGGCGACATTGAAACTGCAGAGAAGCTCCTGGTCATGTTCCGGGATGCAGGGTACGTCACCACTGAGATGTACAACTCAGTCCTGCGCACTTATGCAAAGGCCGAGCTGATGCCTCTGATAGTTGAGGAGCGCATGGAGCAGGATAAGGTGGCGATGGATGAGGAGACCAGGAGATTGTTGAGGTTGACGAGCAAATACCCAATCGGCGAGGTCTCAACATTGATGTCTTAG